The Micromonospora sediminicola genome contains a region encoding:
- the ahcY gene encoding adenosylhomocysteinase produces MTSTLPAATSGSSSGARPSTLAEGDYKVADLSLAAFGRKEIRLAEHEMPGLMAIRREFAEAQPLAGARITGSLHMTVQTAVLIETLVALGAQVRWASCNIFSTQDHAAAAIVVGPEGTPEAPAGVPVYAWKGESLPEYWWCTEQVLAWPDGQGPNMILDDGGDATLLVHKGAEFEKAGVVPPVESADSEEYAVILELLHRSLGEDNQRWTRIAAGIKGVTEETTTGVHRLYEMHRAGTLLFPAINVNDSVTKSKFDNKYGCRHSLIDGINRATDVLIGGKMAVVMGYGDVGKGCAESLRGQGARVVVTEVDPICALQAAMDGYQVATLDDVVEQADIFITATGCFDVITNEHMARMKHQAIVGNIGHFDNEIDMAGLAKRSDVTRENIKPQVDVWRFDDGHSIIVLSEGRLLNLGNATGHPSFVMSNSFANQTIAQIELFTKTDEYPIGVYVLPKHLDEKVARLHLDALGAKLTTLTKEQASYLGVSPEGPFKSDHYRY; encoded by the coding sequence ATGACCAGCACCCTTCCGGCGGCCACCAGCGGCTCGTCGTCCGGCGCCCGGCCGAGCACCCTCGCCGAGGGCGACTACAAGGTGGCGGATCTGTCGCTCGCCGCGTTCGGGCGTAAGGAGATCCGGCTCGCGGAGCACGAGATGCCCGGCCTGATGGCGATCCGGCGCGAGTTCGCCGAGGCCCAGCCGCTCGCCGGCGCCCGCATCACCGGCTCGCTGCACATGACCGTCCAGACCGCCGTCCTGATCGAGACCCTGGTCGCGCTCGGCGCGCAGGTCCGGTGGGCGTCCTGCAACATCTTCTCCACCCAGGACCACGCCGCAGCGGCGATCGTGGTCGGCCCCGAGGGCACCCCCGAGGCGCCGGCCGGCGTCCCGGTCTACGCCTGGAAGGGCGAGTCCCTGCCGGAATACTGGTGGTGCACCGAGCAGGTGCTCGCCTGGCCGGACGGGCAGGGCCCCAACATGATCCTCGACGACGGTGGCGACGCCACCCTGCTCGTCCACAAGGGCGCCGAGTTCGAGAAGGCCGGCGTCGTGCCGCCGGTCGAGTCCGCCGACTCCGAGGAGTACGCGGTCATCCTCGAGCTGCTGCACCGCTCGCTCGGCGAGGACAACCAGCGCTGGACCCGGATCGCGGCCGGCATCAAGGGCGTCACCGAGGAGACCACCACCGGCGTGCACCGGCTCTACGAGATGCACCGCGCCGGCACGCTGCTCTTCCCGGCGATCAACGTCAACGACTCGGTGACCAAGAGCAAGTTCGACAACAAGTACGGCTGCCGCCACTCGCTCATCGACGGCATCAACCGCGCCACCGACGTGCTGATCGGCGGCAAGATGGCCGTGGTCATGGGCTACGGCGACGTGGGCAAGGGCTGTGCCGAGTCGCTGCGCGGCCAGGGCGCCCGCGTCGTGGTGACCGAGGTCGACCCGATCTGCGCGCTCCAGGCGGCGATGGACGGCTACCAGGTCGCCACGCTGGACGACGTGGTCGAGCAGGCGGACATCTTCATCACCGCGACCGGTTGCTTCGACGTCATCACCAACGAGCACATGGCCCGGATGAAGCACCAGGCCATCGTCGGCAACATCGGCCACTTCGACAACGAGATCGACATGGCCGGCCTGGCGAAGCGCAGCGACGTCACCCGGGAGAACATCAAGCCGCAGGTCGACGTGTGGCGCTTCGACGACGGCCACTCGATCATCGTGCTCTCCGAGGGCCGCCTGCTGAACCTGGGCAACGCCACCGGCCACCCGAGCTTCGTGATGTCGAACTCGTTCGCCAACCAGACGATCGCCCAGATCGAGCTGTTCACCAAGACCGACGAATACCCGATCGGTGTCTACGTGCTCCCCAAGCACCTGGACGAGAAGGTCGCCCGGCTGCACCTGGACGCGCTCGGCGCCAAGCTGACCACGCTCACCAAGGAGCAGGCCTCCTACCTGGGCGTCTCGCCGGAGGGCCCGTTCAAGTCGGACCACTACCGCTACTGA
- the manA gene encoding mannose-6-phosphate isomerase, class I, which translates to MELLQGRIRDYAWGSRTAIAALQGRPVPSDGPEAELWLGAHPGAPATVDRDGRPVSLTELLVAEPGHWLGERLVGRFGTRLPFLLKVLAADAPLSLQAHPDAEQARAGHAADVGRVNYVDPYHKPELLVALSEFDALCGFRDPAESAAAIAAFGVPALEPVVAALRTGPAGLREAVRALLSWPDAERAGLVAAVSAAAAGSTSPDAALVRALAVGYPADPGVVVALLLHHVRLAPGQAIWMPAGNLHAYLRGTGVEIMAASDNVLRGGLTPKRVDVDELVRVLRFEVLADPVVRPEPVAPGVLTWPVPVEDFALHRVEVAVGSPGVRLTLPGPRVVLCRSGKLTVDDGVGVVTLGAGQAAVGTAAGGQLALGGDGEAFVATCGLR; encoded by the coding sequence ATGGAGTTGTTGCAGGGGCGGATCCGGGACTACGCCTGGGGCTCGCGGACCGCGATCGCCGCGTTGCAGGGGCGACCGGTGCCGAGCGACGGGCCGGAGGCCGAGCTGTGGCTGGGCGCCCACCCGGGCGCCCCGGCCACGGTGGACCGGGACGGCCGTCCGGTCAGCCTGACCGAGCTGCTGGTCGCCGAGCCGGGGCACTGGCTCGGCGAGCGGCTGGTCGGCCGGTTCGGCACCCGGCTGCCGTTCCTGCTGAAGGTGCTGGCCGCGGACGCGCCGCTGAGCCTGCAGGCCCATCCGGACGCCGAGCAGGCGCGGGCCGGGCACGCGGCGGACGTGGGGCGGGTCAACTACGTCGACCCCTACCACAAGCCGGAGCTGCTGGTCGCGCTCTCGGAGTTCGACGCGCTCTGCGGCTTCCGTGACCCGGCCGAGTCGGCGGCGGCGATCGCCGCGTTCGGCGTACCCGCGCTGGAGCCGGTGGTGGCCGCGCTGCGCACCGGGCCGGCGGGCCTGCGGGAGGCCGTACGCGCGCTGCTGAGCTGGCCGGACGCGGAGCGCGCCGGGCTGGTGGCGGCCGTGTCGGCGGCGGCCGCCGGCTCGACCTCGCCGGACGCGGCGCTGGTGCGGGCGCTGGCCGTCGGCTATCCGGCCGACCCGGGCGTGGTGGTGGCGTTGCTGCTGCACCACGTCCGGCTGGCGCCGGGCCAGGCGATCTGGATGCCGGCCGGCAACCTGCACGCCTACCTGCGCGGCACCGGTGTGGAGATCATGGCGGCCAGCGACAACGTGCTGCGCGGAGGGCTGACCCCGAAGCGGGTCGACGTGGACGAGTTGGTGCGGGTGCTGCGGTTCGAGGTGCTGGCCGACCCGGTGGTGCGGCCGGAGCCGGTGGCGCCCGGCGTGCTGACCTGGCCGGTGCCGGTGGAGGATTTCGCTCTGCACCGGGTGGAGGTGGCCGTCGGGTCGCCGGGGGTGCGACTGACGCTGCCCGGCCCCCGGGTGGTGCTCTGCCGGTCCGGCAAGCTGACCGTGGACGACGGGGTCGGTGTGGTGACGCTCGGCGCGGGCCAGGCGGCGGTCGGTACGGCCGCGGGCGGCCAGTTGGCGCTCGGCGGGGACGGCGAGGCGTTCGTGGCCACCTGCGGCCTGCGCTGA
- a CDS encoding cation diffusion facilitator family transporter, with protein sequence MSANGGTKAIVAALAANLGIAVTKFIAFLLTGSSSMLAESIHSVADSGNQGLLLIGGRRAKREATPQHPFGYGRERYIYAFIVAIVLFSLGGLFALYEAYHKASDPHAITEWQWVPVVVLLAAIVMEGFSFRTAIKESNLVRGKQTWVRFIRRAKAPELPVVLLEDFGALVGLVFALFGVGMTLITGDGMWDAAGTAMIGVLLVIIAITLAIETKSLLLGEGAERGELAKIEQAVTSGPEVERIIHMKTLYLGPEELMVAAKIAVPACESAEELARGINAVEARIRREVPIARVIYLEPDIYSAAAERAGTGQAADTAVPEAATTDAPAADEVAGRSGS encoded by the coding sequence ATGAGCGCAAACGGGGGCACGAAGGCGATCGTCGCCGCCCTGGCGGCGAACCTCGGCATCGCCGTCACCAAGTTCATCGCGTTCCTGCTGACCGGCTCGTCGTCGATGCTGGCCGAGTCGATCCACTCGGTGGCCGACTCCGGCAACCAGGGACTGCTGCTGATCGGCGGTCGGCGGGCCAAGCGGGAGGCGACGCCGCAGCATCCGTTCGGCTACGGCCGGGAGCGCTACATCTATGCGTTCATCGTGGCGATCGTGCTGTTCAGCCTCGGTGGCCTGTTCGCGCTCTACGAGGCCTACCACAAGGCCTCCGACCCGCACGCGATCACGGAGTGGCAGTGGGTGCCGGTGGTGGTGCTGCTGGCCGCGATCGTCATGGAGGGCTTCTCCTTCCGCACCGCGATCAAGGAGTCCAACCTGGTGCGGGGCAAGCAGACCTGGGTCCGGTTCATCCGCCGGGCCAAGGCCCCGGAGCTGCCGGTGGTGCTGCTGGAGGACTTCGGCGCCCTGGTCGGTCTGGTCTTCGCGCTGTTCGGCGTCGGCATGACGTTGATCACCGGCGACGGCATGTGGGACGCCGCCGGCACCGCGATGATCGGTGTGCTGCTGGTGATCATCGCGATCACGCTGGCGATCGAGACCAAGAGCCTGCTGCTCGGTGAGGGCGCGGAGCGCGGCGAGCTGGCCAAGATCGAGCAGGCCGTCACCAGTGGCCCCGAGGTCGAGCGGATCATCCACATGAAGACGCTCTACCTCGGCCCGGAGGAGCTGATGGTGGCCGCCAAGATCGCCGTGCCGGCCTGCGAGAGCGCCGAGGAGCTGGCCCGGGGCATCAACGCGGTCGAGGCGCGGATCCGTCGCGAGGTGCCGATCGCCCGGGTGATCTACCTGGAGCCGGACATCTACAGCGCGGCCGCGGAGCGGGCGGGCACCGGGCAGGCGGCCGACACGGCCGTGCCGGAGGCCGCGACCACCGACGCGCCGGCGGCCGACGAGGTGGCCGGGCGTTCCGGGAGCTGA
- a CDS encoding SIS domain-containing protein, with protein MMEGTAGVSGHRHADEALLDDPALLSERDPGGMLRFTASAGAQVRESAALAAEANLSVLADDGRPRAVVIAGIGTAGRTGDVLATVAGPRCPVPVIPHRSAGVPGWVGAADVVIAVSASGRSPEALGAAEAAHRRGARLVAVGAPDSQLQSVAERARAPFIPVPRRAPARASLWALTVPVLLAARTLGLVKVNEADLAETAARLDADADRCRPTAESFVNPAKSLALGLSGSIPIVWGSSPLATVAARRFGDTLSANARYPVVTGALGEAGRGRVGLLDGVFGGLAEGERDIFADPGDDDPDGTRLRLVLLRDGGLNADDDTDEPLAVEERRADAVQTLAERRGVRCDVVTAEGGSALERLASLVAVPDFASIYLALAHGLDPMAVPAVTEMKELANQ; from the coding sequence GTGATGGAGGGTACGGCCGGGGTCAGCGGGCACCGGCACGCGGACGAGGCCCTGCTGGACGATCCGGCGCTGCTGTCCGAGCGCGATCCGGGCGGGATGCTGCGGTTCACCGCCTCGGCGGGCGCCCAGGTGCGGGAGTCGGCGGCGCTGGCGGCCGAGGCGAACCTGTCCGTGCTCGCCGACGACGGCCGCCCCCGCGCGGTGGTCATCGCCGGCATCGGCACCGCCGGGCGCACCGGGGACGTGCTGGCGACCGTGGCCGGTCCGCGCTGCCCGGTGCCGGTCATTCCGCACCGCAGCGCCGGCGTGCCCGGCTGGGTGGGCGCGGCGGACGTGGTCATCGCGGTGAGCGCGTCCGGCCGCAGCCCCGAGGCGTTGGGCGCGGCCGAGGCGGCGCACCGGCGCGGGGCCCGGCTGGTCGCCGTCGGCGCGCCGGACTCGCAACTCCAGTCGGTGGCCGAGCGGGCCCGGGCGCCGTTCATCCCGGTGCCCCGGCGCGCCCCGGCCCGGGCCAGCCTCTGGGCGCTCACCGTGCCGGTCCTGCTCGCCGCCCGTACGCTCGGGCTCGTGAAGGTCAACGAGGCGGACCTGGCCGAGACGGCGGCCCGGTTGGACGCCGACGCCGACCGGTGCCGGCCGACCGCCGAGTCCTTCGTCAACCCGGCGAAGTCGCTGGCGCTGGGCCTGTCCGGGTCGATCCCGATCGTCTGGGGCTCGTCCCCGCTGGCCACCGTGGCCGCCCGCCGGTTCGGTGACACGCTGTCCGCCAACGCCCGCTATCCGGTGGTCACCGGCGCGCTGGGCGAGGCCGGCCGAGGTCGGGTGGGCCTGCTCGACGGTGTCTTCGGTGGGCTGGCCGAGGGCGAGCGGGACATCTTCGCCGACCCGGGCGACGACGACCCCGACGGCACCCGGCTGCGGTTGGTGCTGCTGCGCGACGGCGGGCTCAACGCCGACGACGACACAGACGAGCCGCTGGCGGTGGAGGAGCGCCGCGCGGACGCGGTGCAGACGCTCGCCGAGCGGCGCGGGGTGCGCTGCGACGTGGTCACCGCCGAGGGCGGCTCCGCCCTGGAGCGGCTCGCCTCGCTGGTCGCGGTCCCCGACTTCGCCTCGATCTACCTCGCCCTGGCACACGGGCTGGACCCGATGGCCGTACCGGCCGTCACGGAAATGAAGGAGCTGGCAAACCAGTGA
- a CDS encoding Trm112 family protein: MALDPQLLEILACPDTHHAPLDYDAQAQTLTCTECGRVFEVRDDVPVLLLDEARGGPADDARGGSSR, encoded by the coding sequence GTGGCCCTGGACCCGCAGTTGCTCGAGATCCTCGCCTGCCCGGACACGCACCACGCCCCGCTCGACTACGACGCGCAGGCGCAGACGCTCACCTGCACCGAGTGCGGCCGCGTCTTCGAGGTGCGCGACGACGTCCCGGTGCTGCTCCTGGACGAGGCGCGCGGCGGTCCCGCCGACGACGCGCGTGGCGGGTCGTCGCGGTGA
- the nfi gene encoding deoxyribonuclease V (cleaves DNA at apurinic or apyrimidinic sites): protein MTVPYRPPADEAEARRVQEELRFRVDLVGPGPSAPATVAGLDVAYATSGDRLAAAVTVLDATSLAVVDEAVAVGRPAFPYVPGLFAFREMPALLAALDRLTVRPELLVCDGHGVAHPRRFGLACHLGLVTGLPAIGVGKTSLVGTWTGPGPRRGEWSPLRDRDEEVGRVLRTRDGTRPVFVSVGHRMGLENAVERVMALTPRYRLPETTRTADQLCRRALAAGGDRG, encoded by the coding sequence GTGACGGTGCCCTACCGGCCACCGGCCGACGAGGCGGAGGCGCGCCGCGTACAGGAGGAGTTGCGGTTCCGGGTGGACCTGGTCGGGCCCGGCCCGTCCGCGCCCGCGACGGTCGCCGGCCTGGACGTCGCGTACGCGACCAGCGGCGACCGGCTGGCGGCGGCCGTCACGGTCCTGGACGCGACCAGCCTCGCCGTGGTGGACGAGGCGGTGGCCGTGGGGCGGCCGGCGTTCCCGTACGTGCCGGGGTTGTTCGCCTTCCGCGAGATGCCGGCGTTGCTGGCGGCGCTGGACCGGCTCACCGTCCGCCCCGAGCTGCTGGTCTGCGACGGACACGGGGTGGCGCACCCGCGCCGGTTCGGGTTGGCCTGCCATCTGGGTCTGGTGACCGGGTTGCCGGCGATCGGGGTCGGGAAGACCTCGCTGGTCGGCACCTGGACCGGGCCAGGGCCGCGGCGGGGGGAGTGGTCGCCGCTGCGCGACCGCGACGAGGAGGTCGGACGGGTGCTGCGGACGCGGGACGGGACCAGGCCGGTCTTCGTCAGCGTCGGGCACCGGATGGGGTTGGAGAACGCGGTGGAACGGGTAATGGCCCTGACGCCCCGGTACCGGCTTCCGGAGACGACCCGGACGGCGGACCAGCTCTGCCGCCGAGCGCTCGCGGCGGGTGGCGACCGGGGCTGA
- a CDS encoding DinB family protein: MTHLEHQRLTLELACAGLAPEQLARRSVPPSTMSLLGLVRHLAELERHWFRRTLAGKDVARIWPTGDPDEPFTGAIAEPAVVEKAWAAWRAEVAFAERYVAAAPNLEVRGHRGDRIVTLREVLVHAIGEYARHNGHADLLRERIDGRRVR; encoded by the coding sequence ATGACCCACCTGGAGCACCAGCGCCTCACCCTGGAACTCGCCTGCGCCGGGCTCGCCCCGGAACAGCTCGCCCGCCGGTCGGTGCCGCCGTCGACGATGTCGCTGCTCGGTCTGGTCCGACACCTCGCCGAGCTGGAGCGGCACTGGTTCCGCCGCACGTTGGCCGGCAAGGACGTGGCGCGGATCTGGCCCACCGGCGATCCGGACGAGCCCTTCACCGGCGCTATCGCCGAGCCGGCCGTGGTCGAAAAGGCCTGGGCGGCGTGGCGGGCCGAGGTTGCGTTCGCCGAGCGGTACGTGGCCGCCGCGCCGAACCTGGAGGTGAGGGGTCACCGGGGGGACCGGATCGTGACGTTGCGGGAGGTGTTGGTGCACGCGATCGGGGAGTACGCCCGGCACAACGGGCACGCCGACCTGCTCCGTGAGCGGATCGACGGGCGTCGGGTCCGGTGA
- a CDS encoding toxin glutamine deamidase domain-containing protein — protein sequence MLPSPIPHPLDYCPWDLPGWIYEALDWVVGVEWPEGDERAVWDLADQWYGVAGVLAGPRDDATTAAGEVKSGYGGVGLVAQAFDTAWHRVAGGEDAPLHVLVSATDEMGRLVDSCGCDIEGAKLEAWIELGILVVELLSLAVVTVLTAGAASPAAGAAITATRMAVQQIFRRLVADLARKAVREGLKEAGERAAKEVAKSGAKGLARRAALGGLVEAGQEASTSLATQAYQNSTGRRDGLDLADVGTSGLGGFAGGAAAPLAGLGRHASGRFAEIGERFGREMAGESLAETAAGLATGHGPSLEDLARAAASGATGSATGQADTALHHRLDAKLGGFTAPPVGFDVPPPPDPVGLVPSQRTPEPSPSGWGGDQAVSHQRTNPEAVTPPLADAAPSRALTVADAEAVVSAEPAGPPPDMTARPPSHPADHASPSVPTSDSARPAVATSPTLSSVAVEVPAAGSSVTAATELRTGPPPAAVDVSGPSPAAPVHAAAAPTTLSPLPPPPPAADAAHPAAPSALDRPGPGVGGAHPGSLPAPPVHPQVGPHPATPGAWPDPRPVPNPRFPLLESLAPPRPTADSPMPGPGPFDAHPPHRETPQQRAARVAADREGLDRRRYQGYLQSQRTLHEENRRHAQIKELRDLAEQHYEAARWLLARGHELRLAGQHHLADQHVREGRLRERLHYRAVDEAEAVRAGQRLPERVMVEDDLDFYRINDDVADLALGAVETPDHSALTGNRHPPSVDQSRPYGIRGGLRPPLALHQTDLERQMPRNPDGSVVRTADPRRGGWFRLANDGGPSADATRGINCLDCTLSFYDTWMHARPRVAAPRTFDGYLAGDVRRPVGGEVDGPLRVEETTGGRFQNLTAPGRPGVTGAARRTLVEGGYRDLHAQLAAGGHGSYAFLITSFEGGGSHAWVALNQNGTVLYLDPQTGAVADQPLYRHGGTPFAGNVVGVDALVLGPDGRPMPLAGRPPGTFNVLPEPSPRPAPPRPPDPPPSDGGNPPDFNRVHLLGESTTFHRSTDTSPPGSAPPVEPDPADIRRAHREAHAARFAAGIYVRDALATSGSLDDAFAVGVTPLELAQHADGPTLRRLVPGLEESAAADLKRLFADPRVQRMLDQSWEAPPRREELLAETLVRQLAERPDLVRMMLATPTLANSLTARPVTLHHLASHQKAIDVLDDVLHEIRGRGAEAVSAAPTPPIEPTPLTPAQISVSERFEAERPVALQPGFDRARSVDSRYQKQYLDQLYRAASIAQGELDSLGRELAERSANGAEYKPRPGPKDRVRAEDKIARSGGNAARLRDLAAGRVSYQTLNDLYAGLASLGTDPRVQIADFEDRFRKPQDSGYRDIQFSLRTSTGHIAEFRLHLAAMDDVAEWEHSLFEVWRDLEAVSGSERRTLSVEEAAIRKGIAQRQREHFWAALQSSMSGGQR from the coding sequence CTGGTCGTGGAGCTGCTGTCCCTTGCGGTCGTCACCGTCCTCACCGCGGGTGCCGCGTCACCGGCGGCCGGTGCCGCGATCACGGCCACCCGGATGGCCGTGCAGCAGATCTTCAGGCGACTGGTGGCCGATCTGGCCCGCAAGGCGGTCCGGGAGGGCCTGAAGGAGGCGGGTGAACGGGCCGCCAAGGAGGTCGCGAAGAGCGGCGCCAAGGGCCTCGCGCGGCGGGCGGCGCTCGGCGGTCTCGTGGAGGCAGGGCAGGAGGCGAGCACCAGCCTCGCGACCCAGGCCTACCAGAACTCCACCGGCCGCCGCGACGGCCTGGACCTCGCCGACGTGGGCACGTCGGGGCTCGGCGGCTTCGCCGGCGGCGCCGCCGCGCCCCTGGCCGGTCTGGGGCGGCACGCCAGCGGTCGGTTCGCCGAGATCGGGGAGCGCTTCGGACGGGAGATGGCCGGGGAGAGCCTCGCGGAGACCGCCGCCGGCCTCGCCACCGGCCACGGGCCGTCCTTGGAGGATCTGGCACGCGCCGCCGCCTCCGGGGCGACCGGCTCGGCCACCGGGCAGGCCGACACCGCGCTGCACCACCGGCTCGACGCGAAGTTGGGCGGATTCACGGCGCCACCCGTGGGCTTCGACGTGCCACCGCCACCCGACCCGGTGGGGCTGGTGCCGAGCCAGCGGACACCCGAACCGTCCCCGTCGGGCTGGGGTGGCGATCAGGCGGTCAGCCACCAACGGACGAACCCGGAGGCGGTGACGCCGCCCCTGGCCGATGCCGCGCCGTCCCGGGCCCTGACCGTCGCGGACGCCGAGGCGGTCGTGTCGGCAGAACCGGCGGGCCCGCCACCGGACATGACCGCCCGGCCACCGTCTCATCCGGCCGACCACGCGTCACCGAGCGTCCCGACCAGCGACTCGGCGCGCCCGGCCGTCGCGACGAGCCCGACGCTCTCCTCGGTCGCGGTGGAGGTGCCCGCCGCCGGCTCGTCGGTCACCGCTGCGACCGAGCTGCGAACCGGCCCGCCTCCAGCGGCGGTCGACGTGAGTGGTCCGTCCCCCGCTGCGCCGGTGCACGCGGCGGCGGCGCCGACGACGTTGTCCCCGCTACCGCCACCGCCACCGGCGGCTGACGCCGCGCACCCCGCCGCGCCGTCGGCGCTGGACCGTCCGGGCCCGGGAGTCGGTGGCGCACACCCCGGTTCCTTGCCGGCCCCACCGGTTCACCCGCAGGTCGGGCCGCACCCGGCCACGCCCGGTGCCTGGCCGGATCCCCGGCCGGTGCCGAATCCACGCTTCCCGTTGCTGGAGTCGTTGGCGCCACCGCGTCCCACCGCTGATTCCCCGATGCCTGGCCCCGGTCCGTTCGACGCGCACCCCCCGCATCGCGAGACTCCCCAGCAGCGGGCCGCGCGCGTGGCGGCCGACCGCGAGGGTCTGGACCGACGGCGTTACCAGGGCTATCTGCAATCGCAGCGGACCCTGCACGAGGAGAACAGGCGCCACGCGCAGATCAAGGAGTTGCGGGACCTAGCCGAGCAGCACTACGAGGCGGCGCGTTGGCTCCTGGCCCGTGGACACGAGCTTCGCCTGGCTGGTCAGCATCACCTTGCCGATCAGCATGTGCGGGAGGGCCGCCTGCGGGAACGCCTGCACTACCGGGCGGTCGACGAGGCCGAGGCGGTGCGCGCCGGCCAACGCCTGCCGGAGCGGGTGATGGTCGAGGACGACCTCGACTTCTACCGGATCAACGACGACGTGGCCGACCTGGCCCTCGGCGCGGTGGAGACGCCCGACCACTCCGCGCTCACCGGCAACCGCCATCCTCCTTCGGTCGACCAGTCCCGCCCCTACGGCATTCGTGGTGGTCTCCGGCCCCCGCTCGCCCTGCACCAGACGGACCTCGAACGGCAGATGCCGCGCAACCCGGACGGCAGCGTGGTGCGCACCGCCGACCCCCGGCGTGGCGGATGGTTCCGGTTGGCGAACGACGGCGGGCCGAGCGCGGACGCCACGCGGGGCATCAACTGCCTCGACTGCACACTCTCGTTCTACGACACCTGGATGCACGCCCGGCCGCGGGTCGCCGCTCCGCGTACGTTCGACGGCTACCTGGCGGGAGACGTCCGCCGCCCGGTGGGCGGCGAGGTGGACGGCCCGTTGCGGGTCGAGGAGACGACCGGCGGACGCTTCCAGAACCTGACCGCGCCCGGTCGGCCGGGCGTCACCGGTGCGGCCCGGCGGACGCTGGTCGAGGGCGGCTACCGGGACCTGCACGCGCAGTTGGCGGCGGGGGGCCACGGCAGCTACGCGTTCCTCATCACCAGCTTCGAGGGTGGCGGCTCGCACGCCTGGGTGGCGCTGAACCAGAACGGCACAGTCCTCTATCTGGACCCGCAGACGGGCGCGGTGGCCGACCAACCGCTCTACCGGCACGGCGGTACGCCGTTCGCCGGCAACGTGGTCGGCGTCGACGCGCTGGTGCTCGGCCCGGACGGCCGTCCGATGCCGCTCGCCGGCCGGCCGCCCGGCACTTTCAACGTCCTGCCCGAGCCCTCGCCCCGGCCGGCGCCGCCACGCCCGCCGGACCCACCGCCGTCCGACGGCGGGAACCCACCCGACTTCAACCGGGTCCACCTGCTCGGCGAGTCCACCACCTTCCACCGCTCGACCGACACCTCGCCGCCCGGCAGCGCGCCACCGGTCGAGCCGGATCCGGCTGACATCCGTCGGGCGCACCGGGAGGCACACGCGGCCCGCTTCGCCGCCGGGATCTACGTCCGGGACGCGCTGGCGACGAGCGGCAGCCTGGACGACGCGTTCGCCGTCGGGGTGACGCCGTTGGAGTTGGCCCAGCACGCCGACGGGCCGACGCTACGACGGCTGGTGCCGGGGTTGGAGGAGAGCGCGGCCGCCGACCTGAAGCGGCTGTTCGCGGACCCGCGCGTGCAGCGGATGCTCGACCAGAGTTGGGAGGCGCCGCCGCGGCGGGAGGAGTTGCTGGCCGAGACGCTGGTACGGCAGCTCGCGGAGCGGCCCGACCTGGTCCGGATGATGCTCGCGACGCCCACACTCGCCAATTCCCTGACCGCGCGTCCGGTCACGCTGCATCACCTGGCAAGCCACCAGAAGGCGATCGACGTCCTGGACGACGTCCTGCATGAGATTCGTGGGCGTGGCGCCGAAGCCGTCTCCGCGGCTCCCACACCTCCGATCGAACCGACGCCCCTGACACCGGCGCAGATCAGCGTGAGCGAGCGATTCGAGGCTGAGCGCCCTGTGGCCCTTCAACCGGGTTTCGACAGAGCGCGTTCTGTCGACTCGCGTTACCAGAAGCAGTATCTGGATCAGCTCTATCGGGCGGCGTCGATAGCGCAGGGCGAGCTGGACTCGTTGGGACGTGAGTTGGCGGAGCGGTCGGCGAACGGGGCCGAGTACAAGCCGCGGCCCGGCCCCAAGGACCGTGTACGAGCCGAGGACAAGATCGCGCGGAGCGGCGGAAATGCCGCCCGCCTCCGGGACCTCGCCGCGGGCAGGGTGTCGTACCAGACACTGAACGATCTCTACGCAGGCTTGGCGAGTCTGGGCACCGATCCCCGTGTTCAGATAGCGGACTTCGAGGATCGATTCCGCAAACCCCAGGACAGCGGCTATCGAGACATCCAGTTCTCGCTGCGAACCTCAACCGGGCACATCGCCGAGTTCCGACTTCACCTTGCAGCCATGGACGACGTTGCGGAATGGGAGCATTCGTTGTTCGAGGTGTGGCGTGACCTGGAGGCGGTGTCCGGGAGTGAGCGACGTACCCTCTCCGTCGAGGAGGCGGCGATCCGGAAGGGCATCGCTCAGCGGCAGCGCGAACACTTCTGGGCTGCCCTCCAGTCGAGCATGAGTGGTGGGCAGAGATGA